Genomic segment of Posidoniimonas corsicana:
GCTCGATTCCCCAACCATGTACGACAAGGCCGAGTTCGAGAGCTAACCCGGCTCTCCCGCGCCAACCGTTAATCGCCCCCAACGCAAAGCGAGGGTTTAGATGTTCAAGGCAGTCAGCAAGCTGACCAGGGCCCTGTGGTACCTGGTCACGTTCCGCATCGACAAGGCGAGCGAAACGCTCCGCATGAACCCGGGCGTGGTCTCCGCGAACTACGACCGCATCATCGACGAGAAGCGCAGCCGCATCAACCAGTACAAGGACGCCATCGCCGCGATGATCGCGCAGGAGGAGTCTAAGAAGGAGAAGCTCAAGGGCCTTACCGACGAGATCGAACGGCTCGAGAAGCTTAAGGCAGGCGCCGCCGCCAAGGCGCGGCAGGTGGCCGAGAAGCACGGCGGCGATGTCGAGGCCACCCGCGCCGACGCCGAGTACCAGAAGTGCCAGACCGCCTTTTCCGACTTCACCAGCACCCTCAACGAGAAGCAGGCCCGCGCCACCGAGATCGAGGGCGACATCGAGCAGCTGATGGAGAACGTGAACCGCCACAAGCTGCAGATCCAGAGCCAGATGCGCGACCTGGAGAAGCTCGCCGAGGAGAAGCACGACGCGGTGGCCACGATCCTCTCGGCCAAGGAGGAGCAGCAGATCGCCGACCTCATGACCGGCCTGTCCGAGGACCGCACCAGCGAAGAGCTCCGCGAGCTCCGCGAGCTGCGACAGAAGGCTTCCGCCAAGGCTCGCGTCAGCCGCGAGCTGGCCGGGCTCGACACCAAGCAGGCCGAGGCCGAGTTCATGGACTTCGCCGCCACGAGCCAGGCCAACGACGAGTTCGACGCGCTGATCGGCCTGACCAACAAGTCCGCCGAATCCGATTCCGACGGCTCGGAGCCGACAAGAATCCCCGAGGCGTAACGAATCACACTCGTCATCCACCACACTCCCCGTGGGCAAAGGAACCAACCCATGCGTAACTTGAAACCCCTCGCGTGCCTGGCGCTGATCTCGCTGATGGTCGGCTGCACCGGCGGAAAGTCCGACTCCTCCGGCGGCGACGCCGCACCCGCAGACACCCCCGTCTTTAGCCTAGCCTGGAGCGAGTACCCCAGCTGGTCCGTGTTCGGCGTGGCCCACGAGAAGGGCCTGCTCGACAAGGACGAGGGCAAGCTCGGCGAGATCGAAAAGAAGTGGGGCGTCGACATCGTGCTGGTCCAGGCCGACTACGACCCCTGCCTGGCCCAGTACGGCAACTCCACCGTGGACGCCGTCTGCATGACCAACATGGACAGCCTGGCGCCCGCGTCCGGGCGTGACTCCGTGGCGATCCTGCCGACCTCCACCAGCGTCGGCGCCGACGCGTGCATCGCGGTCGGCGTCGACTCGATCGACGCGCTCAAGGGCGAGCCCACCTACGGCCTGGAGAAGTCGGTGTCGCAGTACGCGTTCGAACGCTGCCTGGAGCTCGAGGGCCAGGACCCCTCGGAGTTCGAGTTCAAGAACATGGACCCCGGAGTGGCCGCGCAGGCCATGCAGGGCGGCGACGAGAACATCAAGTCCATCATGGTCTGGAACCCGTTCGTGCTGCAGACCCTGCGTGACCGCGAGGGCTCCAAGCGGCTGTTCGACTCGCGGAAGATCCCCGAGGAGATCATCGACATGGTGGTGGTCAGCAAGGCGTCGCTCGCCAAGCCCGGCGGCGACAAGTTCGCGCACGCCCTGATCGACGCCTTCTACCAGGTCAACGCCCACCTGGCCGACGACGCCACCCGCGCCGACACGCTCAAGGCGCTCGGCGAGAAGTTCTCCAGCCTCGGCGTCGACGACATGGAGATCGTCGTCGAGGAGACCCAGATGTACGCC
This window contains:
- a CDS encoding PspA/IM30 family protein, encoding MFKAVSKLTRALWYLVTFRIDKASETLRMNPGVVSANYDRIIDEKRSRINQYKDAIAAMIAQEESKKEKLKGLTDEIERLEKLKAGAAAKARQVAEKHGGDVEATRADAEYQKCQTAFSDFTSTLNEKQARATEIEGDIEQLMENVNRHKLQIQSQMRDLEKLAEEKHDAVATILSAKEEQQIADLMTGLSEDRTSEELRELRELRQKASAKARVSRELAGLDTKQAEAEFMDFAATSQANDEFDALIGLTNKSAESDSDGSEPTRIPEA